The Streptomyces sp. NBC_01317 genomic interval GGTGGCGATCCCCAGACTCTCCAGGTACCGCGCGACACCGCCACCGAACGCGTGCGGCGCGGCGGTGAAGACCACCTGGATCCGGAAGTCCGCCTCCAACAGGCAGAAAGCCTCGCGCAGACGCTGAGCGAAGGCCACGGTGTGGGCAACGACCAACACCTGCTTGCAGTCCGGTACGGTCAGCCACCGGCCTTGCTCGATCAGCGCCGATTGAGTGGTTTTGACAGACACAATGCTCCCCCATGCTTGTCGGCTGCGTACAGCAGTCGACGGGGGAATGCCCGACACGTACGACGCTTTCCTTGCAACCACCTTGCAGCCACCTTGCCCGCCCGCACCTCACCGAAGAGGCCCCAGGTCAGGGCGAGATGTCCCAGGGCAGATCAGACGGTTTCCCTCAAAGCGCCCTTGGCATCGTCCGGTTCTTCCCGGCCCGCCAGGCGGGTTGTCATCACGAGTATGGTGCCCAGGACGAGGGCCAGGGCGGCCGGCACCGGGACCCGTCCGTCGGGGGCGAAGCCCCGGGTGGCGAAGTAGGCGAAGGCGGCGACGCCGGCTGGCAGACCGAGCCACAGAGGCCAGGCGCGGCGCAGGTCGAAGCGCGGCCGGGTACGTTCGTACAGTCGCGCCTGCCACCGCTCCAACGGCCTCAACACCACCAGCACACCGACCAGAACCACACCGAGCACCAAGAGCCACGGCACCCGCAGCGCCCACCACGCCCCGGACCCGAACACGGGGTCGGGCGCGATCCCGGGCAGGTAGAAGACGGCGGCGACCACCAGCACCGGCAGCATGTGCCACAGGTAGAGCGTCATGCTGGCGCCGCCCACGCGGCGCACGGCCCGCCACACCCGCTCGCGGGCGAGGAGCCGCCGTACCGCCGGCGCGGCGAGCAGACACAGACCGACCTGTGCCACCACCCAGGCCAGCATCGCCGCCGACGGCGGGTCGGTGTTGCTGGGGGTCTGCCCGGTCACCCGGATCAGACTGACCGGGAACGGCCCGAACGTGATCAACGCCGCGAACACCAACCCCCCGCCCACCATCAGAGCGACCGCCACCGCGACCGGCCGACGCCCCGTCAGCAGCCCGTCGTACCAACAGAAACCCAGCTGGTACGCCACGCCCCACACCAGCACGTAGTTGACCGCTCCGACGTACGGCGCCTGCCCACCCATCCCCCACCAGCCGACCACCAGGGCGACGGCGCCCATCACCACCGGCACGCGAAGTCCCCAGCGCCGGTGTGCCGCGTGCAGCGGCGGAGTCAGGACGCCGAGGAGCAGGTACACCGGCAGGAACCAGAACTGCATCGCCATCGCCCACCCCACCAGAGCCAGGGTGCCCGGATCCACACCAACAACCGAGCACACGCCGACGGCAGACAGCACGAGCCCGCTGTACACAGCCGCCGGAAGCAACAACCGCAGCCCCCGCCGCCCGACCCACCCAGCAGCCGTACCCCCCGCCGCCCGGGCCCGCACCCAGGAACCACCCGCCGCGTGGCCCCCGGCCAGAAAGAACAACGGCATGATCTGAAAACCCAGCGTCAGCCACCGCGTCCACGGCTCGACCGCCAACAACTCCGGCGCGTCAATCTCCCCACCGGGCCCGAGAACCAGCCCAGTGATCACCCAGTGCCCCAGCACCACCAGAACGATCGCCCAGGCACGCACGAAGTCGACATACCGGTCCCTCCCCATGCGCCACCATGCTGCCCCCCACAGCCCTCACCCGGGCAAACTCCCCCAGGACCGCAACCAACTCGTACCCAACACGACACAAGCCAACGCCGCCCGACCGGGTCGGGAGTGAGCCCCACCCGCCGGTGAGCCCTACCCGCCGGTGAGGCAGCAGCGGCCGGGGGCCGCTTCCGGGCCTATTGCCTCAAAGCGCTCGCCGTCTTCTTGTAAGGCATACAGACGGCCGCCGCCACTGCGGCGTTCCCCACAACAAGAAGCATCGACAGTGCAAATCCGCCCACGAAGAGCCTAGTACGTATCACTCGGCCACACTCCCGCTCATGATCGAAACATTCTCAGCGCGGACAGTACTGACCTCAACGCGACCATACAAACTGACAAACCGTCATGCATATTGCGCCGGTCCCCACGAGAGCGCCCATGATCCGCATCCAGTCCCGGACAGCCCGCCGACCTGCAAGGAATCTACCCGTGTAGCACCACGGAGTGCCCGGACGATCAAACGGTCCACGCCGGCAACGAGCTAGACCATTCCGGCCTGCGGCACCTCCTCGGCGCCTGACCCGACCCGCCCCGGCGGCCTGCCGCGAGGGAGCCGGATCGAGTGGGACCAGAACGGAGACCACAGCCGGCCGAGCGGCTCGCGACCCGCGCCGCCGCATCCGGGGGAATAGCAAAAGCCCCAGGTCATGGCGAGATGTCCTGGGGCTTCTACAGAGCCGCCTTCGGGATTCGAACCCGAGACCTACGCATTACGAGTGCGTTGCTCTGGCCAACTGAGCTAAGGCGGCGTGCCGTCCGGACCATACTGCGGTCAGCGGCGGGGCCAAGTCTACACAGTTTCCGGGGGTGCTCCTCACCCCCTGGGTGCTGGGGTGTTTTTGCAGGTCAGGAGCACTTTGTGGCGGGTTTGGGGGGTGTGCCCTCCAGGATGTAGGTGTTGATCGCCGTATCGATGCAGTCGCTGCCCCGGCCGTACGCCGTGTGGCCGTCACCGTCGTACGTGAGCAGGGTGCCCGAGGAGAGCTGGTCGGCCAGGGAGACCGCCCATTTGTACGGGGTCGCCGGGTCGCGGGTGGTGCCGACCACGACGATCGGGGCCGCGCCCTTGGCCTCGATGCGGTGTGCGGTGCCGGTGGCCTTCGTGGGCCAGTACGCGCAGTTCAGGGACGCCCACGCGAGGCCTTCGCCGAAGACCGGGGAGGCCTCTTCGAAGGAGGGCAGGGCCTCGGTGACCTCGGCGGGGCCCGAGAAGGCCGGCGGGAGGTCCAGGCAGTTGACGGCGGAGTTGGCGAACATCAAGTTCGCGTACGAGCCGTCGCTGTCGCGTTCGTAGTACGAGTCGGCGAGGGTGAGGAGCGCCGAGCCGTCGCCCGCCATCGCCGTCGTGAGGGCCTCACGGAGCTGCGGCCAGGCGGACTCGTCGTACATCGCGGCGATCACCCCCGTCGTCGCCAGCGACTCCGTCAGGGGGCGGCTCTCGCCCGTGGCCACGGGCTTGGCGTCCAGGGTGTTGAAGAACGCCTTCATCCGTACGCCGACGTCCGCGACGGACTTCGTGCCGAGCGGGCAGTCCGTCTGCTTGACGCAGTCCGCCGCGAAGGAGGCGAAGGCCGTCTCGAAGCCGGCGGTCTGGTCGCGGTTCAGCTCGCGGGCCGGGAGGGACGGGTCCATCGCGCCGTCGAGGACGAGCCGGCCGGTGTGCTTCGGGAACAGCTCGGCGTACGTCGCCCCGAGGAAGGTGCCGTACGACGCACCCACGTACGTCAGCTTCTTGTCGCCCAGCGCCGCGCGGAAGACGTCCATGTCGCGGGCCGCGTCGACCGTGGAGACATGCGGCAGGATCGTGGCCGACCGCTTCTCGCAGCCCGCCGCGAACTTCTTGAACGACGCGGTGAGGAGTGTTTCCTCGCCTTGGTCGTCCGGGGTCTGGTCGACCTGCGTGTACGCGTCCATCTCCTTGCCCGTCAGGCATTCGACCGGCTCGCTGTCGGCCACCCCGCGCGGGTCGATGGCCACCATGTCGTACCGCGCGCGGACCGGGGCCGGGTAACCGATGCCCGCGTACGCCTGGAGGTAGCCGACGGCCGAGCCGCCCGGGCCTCCGGGGTTGACCTGGAGGGAACCGAGGCGTGTGCCGGGGCCTGTGGCCTTCTTACGGGCCACCGCCAGGCTGATCTCCGTCCCGTCCGGCTTCGTGTAGTCCAGCGGCGCCTTCATCTTGGCGCATTCAAAGCCGGTCACCCCGCACGAACGCCAGGCGAGCTTCTGCCCGTAGAACTTCTTCAGCGCGGCCGGATCCGCCGTCGAGCCCGCTCCCGTACCCGCCCCCGACGCCGAGTCGGAGCTGCAACCCGAGAGCAGGAGACCGGCCGCCACGAGGGCGGTGGCGGAGATGCGGAAGAGGCGCCTGGTGTCCATTCCGCGAGCCTAGCCGCCGTGTGACGCGTCCCGTGTTTCCACGCTCGAACGGGTGAATCGCGGGCCGTCCGGTTCCCGGTCAGCCCGCCCGCAGCGACACCGCCATCGCCTCGACCGCCAGCAGCGGCGCCACATTGCGGTCCAGCGCCTGGCGGCAGCCGCTGATCGACTCGATGCGGCGCAGCGTCCGCTCCGGGGTGGAGGCCCTGGCGACCCGGTCCAGCGCGTCCCGTACGTCCACGTTGGCGAGCTGGACGCGGGAACCCAGCTGGAGGGCCAGCACATCGCGGTAGAAGCCGGTGAGTTCGGTCAGTGCCAGATCGAGGCTGTCCCGCTGCGTACGGGTCGAACGGCGCTTCTGGCGGTCGGCCAGCTCCTTCATCACGCCCGCCGTACCGCGCGGCATCCGGCCGCCTGCCGACGCGCCGAGCGCCGCCTTCATGTCCTCCGTCTCCTTGACGTCGACATCCTCGGCGACCTGCTTGGCGTCCTCCGTCGCGGCGTCGATCAGCTCCTGGGCCGCCCGGAGACAGCCGCCGATGTCGTCGACGCGCAACGGCATCTTCAGGACCGTGGCGCGGCGGGCACGCGCCCGTTCGTCCGTGGCCAGCCGGCGGGCCCGGCCGATGTGCCCCTGGGTCGCGCGCGCGGCGGCGTGCGCGGCCTCGGGGTCGATGCCGTCGCGCCGGATCAGGACGTCCGCCACCGCCGCCACGGACGGCGTACGCAGAACGAGGTGACGGCAGCGGGAGCGGATCGTGGGCAGGACGTCCTCCAGCGAGGGGGCGCAGAGCAGCCATACGGTGCGCTGCGCCGGCTCCTCCACGGCTTTCAGCAGGACGTTGCCCGCGCCCTCGGTGAGGCGGTCGGCGTCCTCCAGCACGTTGACCTGCCAGCGGCCGCCGGCCGGGGAGAGCTGCGAGCGGCGGACCAGCTCACGGGTCTCCTTCACCCCGATGGAGAGCAGGTCCGTACGGATCACATCCACATCCGCGTGTGTCCCGATCAGGCTCGTATGGCATCCGTCGCAGAACCCGCAGCCCGGCTCTCCGCCCAGCGCGCGGTCCGGGCTGGTGCACTGGAGGGCGGCGGCGAAGGCGCGGGCGGCGGTGGAGCGGCCGGAGCCGGGCGGTCCCGTGAAGAGCCAGGCGTGCGTCATCCTCGTCGCCTCGGGGGGTGCGAGGCCCGCGGCCTCGGCCGTGACACGCGCGTCCGCGTCCCGAGCGGCCGCGGCCAGCGTCGCCTGGACGCGCTCCTGCCCGACCAGGTCGTCCCATACGGTCATGTGCCGCCATCACCTCCGTGCCGTGCCGGTATGCGTGCCGTACGGCGCGTGGTGTGCCGTACGGAATCCATTGTGGGGCCGGGGTCTGACAGTCCCGGCCCCACCAAGGTCATCCGCAGGCTGATCCGCGAGGATCCGCCGGAAACCGGCTAGCGGCGCCGCCGCCGTCCGCCGTTCTCGTCGCGGTCGTCGTCGTGCGGGCCGAGCAGTTCGTCGGCCAGGGTCGGGAGGTCGTCCAAGGGGGTCTCCTCCGCCCAGTCCGAACGGCGGCGCGGACGCTCCGCCTCCGGCGGCGCCTGCGCGTAACCGGGCACCGGGCCCTGTCCGCCGTCCGGATACAGCTGCGGCAGCTCACGCGTGCGCTCGTTGGCACCCTCGGCGACCGCCGGTTCCGGCGTCTCCTCGCGGAAGAAGCCCGGCGGCACCCTGTCCGCCGGAACGGCATCCTGTACGGGCCGTACCGGCGAAAGGACGGCCGTCTCGTCGGTGGCGCGCACCTCACGCGCGTCCCTGGCGTCCCGTCCGCCCAGGGGGTCGGGCGTACCCGGCGCGTCCCAAGACTGCCTCGGGTCACGCGGATCCCGCGAACCCTCCGCGTCCCGTGAACCCGGCGCGTCCTGCGAACCCCCGGTATCCGCCGAACCGTCCCCGCCCCGCGCATCCTCCGCGTCGCTCGAATCCCCTGAGTCCCGCCGATCCTCCGCGTCCCTCGGACCCTCGGAGTCCCGGCGATCACGCGCGTCCCGCTCCCCCGGCCGGTCCGCGTCCCCCTGCCCGTCGCGTACCGGCGGAATCACCGCCGTCTCGTCGGCCGCCGGATCCTGGATCCGCGGGATCACCCGGGTCTCGTCCCCCGCCGGTTCCTGGACCTGCGGAATGACCGCCGTCTCCTCGGCGTCGGAGCCCGCCGTCCGGCGCTCGTCCTCCGGCTCCGGACGGACCGCCCGGACCTCGCGTGTCACCTCGTCCGGAGCGAACTCCGGCTTCTTCAGGAAGCGCGAGCCCGGTACCGCCGGTGTCGCCACCGTGGTCTCGTGCGGCGGGTACGCCGGAGGCTCGGACCGCGCTGCTTCTACAGAAGGCTGAGCGGATGCCTGAGCAGCCGCCTGCGCGGCGGCCTCAGCGGCCTCCCGAGCAGCAGCAGCCTCCCGGGCGGCACCCTGACGCGCCGCCTCCTCAGCGGCAGCCCTCTCCGCGACCACCCGTTCAGCAGCGGCCCGTTCGGCGACAGCCAGCTCAGCGGCGGCTCGCTCGGCGGCCGCCCTCTCCGCCGCAGCGCGTTCCACAGCGGCCCGCTCGGCCGCCGCCTTCTCCGCCGCGGCCCGCCCCGCGGCCGCTTCCTCCTCCGCCGCCCTGGCCGAAGCCGCCGCAGCGGCCGCAGCGGACTCTTCCGCGAGCCGTCGCGCCTCCTCGGCCCTCAGCAGCGCCTCCTCCGCCTTGCGCTGCTTCTCCCGGCGCCGCTCCTCGGCCTCGGCACGGAGCCTGGCCTCGTCCTCGGCCTGCCTCCTGAGACGCGCCTGCTCCGCCTCGTGCGCCTGCTGCTCGGCCTCCCGGCGCCTGCGCTCCTCCTCGGCCAGCCGGCGCTCCTCCTCGGCGCGCTGCCTGGCTTCCTCCGCCTGCCGTTCGGCCTCGCGCTGCCGCGCCTCCTCCAGCTCGCGGCGCTTGCGCTCCTCCTCCTCGGCACGGAGCTTGGCCAGCTGCGCCTGGCGCTCGCGCTCCAGCCGCTCCTCCTCCGCCTTGCGCGCCGCCTCTTCCTCGGCCCGGCGCCTGGCCTCCTCGATGGCGGCCCGCCGTGCGTCCTCCCGGGCCTTCACCTCGGCCTCGGACAGCGGCAGCATCTGGTCGAGCCGGTGCCGTACGACCGTGGTGACGGCCGCCGGCTCCTGGCCCGCGTCCACGACGAGGTACCGGGCGGGGTCGGCCGCCGCGAGCGTCAGGAAGCCGGACCGTACCCGCTGGTGGAACTCCGCGGGCTCCGACTCCAGCCGGTCAGGCGCCTCCGTGAAGCGCTCACGCGCCGTCTCCGGGGAAACGTCGAGCAGCACCGTCAGGTGCGGTACGAGTCCGTCCGTCGCCCAGCGCGAGATCCGCGCGATCTCGGTCGGCGAGAGGTCACGGCCCGCGCCCTGGTACGCGACGGACGAGTCGATGTAACGGTCCGAGATGACGATCGCACCGCGCTCCAGGGCGGGCCGGACGACCGAATCGACGTGCTCGGCGCGGTCGGCCGCGTACAGCAGCGCCTCCGCGCGGTTCGACAGACCGGCGCTCGACACGTCCAGCAGGATCGAACGCAGCCGCTTGCCGACCGGCGTGGCGCCCGGCTCGCGCGTGACGACCACTTCGTGGCCCTTGCCACGGATCCACTCCGCCAACGCCTCCACCTGCGTGGACTTGCCGGCGCCGTCGCCGCCCTCCACCGCGAGGAAGAAGCCCGACGCGGCCGGGGCCTGCGCCGGGTCGGCGCCGCCCCGCACCGCGTCCCGCAGGTCCCTGCGCAGCGGTACTCCGGCGCGGTCGTCGGTCTTGGCGAGCACCACCGCCGCCACGGGCAGCAGCAGCGCGCCGACCAGCATGAGCGTGAAGGCGGCCCCGCCGTGCGCGAAGACGAAGTCCTCGTTGGCGAGGCGGTGCGGGCCGATGGCCGCGGCGAGCAGGGGCGCGATCACCACTCCGGCCGCCACGAAGAGCCGTACGACCGCGTGGAGATGACCGGTCACGCGCGTACGGAGCGATTCCTCGGTCTCCAGGTCGATCAGCGTGTGTCCGGTGTTCGCCGCGACGCCGGCGGCGAAGCCGGTGAACAGCGCGAGGAACAGCACGGTCGCCGTGTCCGGTACGAGCCCCATGGCGAGCAGCGCGATACCGGTCAGCGCGATCGCCAGCGGGAGCAGGCGGCGGCGGGACAGGGAGGGCAGCACCTTGGCCGCGCCCCGGATGCCGAGCCCGGTGCCACCGGTCAGGAAGAGGACGAGCAGCGCGAACGCGACGGGGCCGCCGCCGAGGTCCTTCGCGTGCAGGACGGACACGGAGACGGCAGCCGCGATGGCGCCGGCCACGGCGGAGCAGGCGAGGACGAACAGCGGCACGCCGCCCGTCCGCCCCTTGCCCGCACCGGAGCCGGAAGCGGAGCCAGAGCCGGAAGCCGAACCGGAGCCGGAAGCCGAAGAAGAACCCGAAACGGAAGCCGAGGGCCGCCGCAGCCCCTCCAGCGGCGAGCGCGGCCGGGGCGTACGCCCGTCGGGCAGCTCGATGAAGTAGAGCGTCGACACGGAGGCCGCGAAGAGCCCCGCCGCCACGTACGACCCGAGGGCCGCCTGGTGCAGCGAGAACCAGTCGATGCCCGTACCGAGCAGATTGCCGATCAGCGTGGCCACGAGCAGCACGGCCGCCGCCGCGGGCACGGCCAGGAACGCCGTACGCAGCGAGAGGCGGTGCAGGGCGTCGAAGTGGTCGGGCAGCGGGCGGACCGCCGCGCCCTCCATCGGAGGCGCCGGGAGCAGGGCGGGAGCCGCGCTCTCCTTGGCGACCGTCCAGAAACGCTCGGCGACCCCGGCCACGAAGACCGTGCTGAGCAGGATGGGCAGGGCGCGGTCGGGGGTCCAGTCGATCCACAGCGGGGCGATGATCAGGAGTGCGAGGCGTACGACGTCCGCGCCGATCATCGTCCAGCGACGGTCGAGCGGCCCGCCCTCCCGCGGCGGCTTGCGCGGCTTGGCGCGCTTGCCGGAGGTGCCGCCGCGCGGGGGACGGCCGTCGGCCCCGACGGCCGAAGCACCGGTCCCGTCGCTCTCCCCCGTACCGGAAGCACCGGAAGCACCAGGAGCAGCAGAATCCGTACCGGTGCCCGTCCTGGGACGCGTGCCGGAACCAGGAGTCACCAACGCCGTCAGCGGTCCCAGAAGCACCGCCCCGAACAGCACCGTGGCCACGACCCGCGCCCCGAACACCGCCGCGACGGCGAACGCCGCGCCTCGGTATCCCGCGCCGAACGAGCCCTCGGAGATGGCTGCTTGCAACGACAGCAGCAGAAGCACGAGAACGGCGAGCGCGTCGCCCACACCGCCGATGAGCTGGGCGCCCCACAACCGCCGCAGCGGTGGGAGGCGCAGCAGTGAGCGTACGGCGCGCTCTCGTGAGTCTGCGGCAAGTGCGTCGGAGTCGGAGGTGGCGCTCACGACCGTTGGCTGCTCGGCTCGCGTCATCCGCCCAGCCTATCCGCAGCCGGTGACAGTCCGTGCGGCCGGTGCGGAGCGGGTGGTCCAGGCGTGGCGATTACCGCCCGGTTGCCCTCCCGCACCCGCCCATTCGTCCGCTTTTCCGGCCGCTCTCACCCGCACCGGCCGCTCGTACTCGTCCTCGTCGGCCGCTCTTAATCGTCCGCTCTTACTCGTCCGACTTGGCCGACCTCGACGCCGAAGCCGTCGACTTCTTCGCCGCGGTCGCCTTGGTCGTCGCGCTCGTCTTCTTCGCCGTCGTCTTCTTGGCGGCCGTCGCCGTGGTCTTCTTCGCGACGGCCTTCTTCGCCGTCGTCGCCTTCTTGGCCGGGGCCCGCTTCGCGGGAGCCTTCTTCGCCGTCTTCTTCGCCGGCGACTTGGCGCGCTTCTCCGCGAGCAGTTCGTAGCCCCGCTCCGGGGTGATCGCCTCGACGCTGTCGTCCGTCCGCAGGGTCGCGTTCGTCTCGCCGTCGGTGACGTACGGCCCGAAGCGACCGTCCTTCACCACCACGGGGCGCTCGCTCACCGGGTCCGTGCCCAGCTCCTTGAGCGGCGGCTTGGCCGCCGCGCGGCCCCGCTGCTTCGGCTGGGCGTAGATCGCCAGCGCCTCGTCCAGTGTGATGTCGAAGAGCTGGTTCTCGGTCTCCAAGGACCGTGAATCGGTGCCCTTCTTGAGATACGGACCGTACCGGCCGTTCTGCGCCGTGATCTCGACCCCCTCGGCGTCCGTCCCCACCACACGCGGCAGCGACATCAGTTTGAGGGCGTCGTCGATGGTGACCGTGTCCAAGGACATCGACTTGAAGAGGGAGGCGGTACGCGGCTTGACCGCGTTCTTGCCCGTCTTCGGCGTGTTCTCCGGGAGGATCTCGGTGACGTACGGGCCGTACCGCCCGTCCTTCGCCACGATCTGGTTCCCCGTCACCGGGTCCGCGCCCAGCTCGAAGTCGCCGCTCGGCTTGGCCAGCAGCTCCTCCGCGTACTCGACCGTCAGCTCGTCCGGCGCCATCTCCTCCGGCACGTCGGCACGCTGGTGGCCCTCTTCGTCCTTCTCGCCGCGCTCCACGTACGGCCCGTACCGGCCGACGCGCAGCATGATGCCGTCGCCGACGGGGAACGAGGAGATCTCCCGGGCGTCGATCGCGCCGAGGTCCGTGACCAGTTCCTTGAGGCCGCCGAGGTGGTCCCCGTCGCCGTTGCCCGCGGCCGAGGCGGCGCCGACGTCCTCGCCGTCCCCGCCCTCACCGAAGTAGAAGCGCTTGAGCCACGGCACGGAGTGCGCCTCGCCCCGCGCGATGCGGTCGAGGTCGTCCTCCATGCGGGCCGTGAAGTCGTAGTCGACCAGCCGGCCGAAGTGCGTCTCCAGCAGGTTGACCACGGCGAAGGAGAGGAAGGACGGGACGAGCGCCGTGCCCTTCTTGAACACGTAACCGCGGTCGAGAATCGTCCCGATGATCGAGGCGTACGTGGACGGGCGGCCGATCTCGCGCTCTTCCAGCTCCTTGACCAGCGACGCCTCGGTGTAGCGGGCCGGGGGCTTGGTGGCGTGGCCGTCGACCGTCAGCTCCTCGGCGGAGAGCGCGTCGCCCTCGGCGACCTGCGGCAGCCGGCGCTCGCGGTCGTCCAGCTCGGCGTTCGGGTCGTCCGCGCCTTCGACGTACGCCTTCATGAAGCCGTGGAAGGTGATCGTCTTGCCGGACGCGGAGAATTCCGCCTCGCGGCCGTCGGAGGCGGAACCGACGATCTTGACGGTGACGCTGTTCCCGACCGCGTCCTTCATCTGGGAGGCGACGGTCCGCTTCCAGATCAGCTCGTAGAGGCGGAACTGGTCGCCGGACAGACCCGTCTCGGCGGGAGTGCGGAAACGATCACCCGAGGGCCGGATCGCCTCGTGCGCCTCCTGCGCGTTCTTGACCTTGCCGGCGTACGTGCGCGGCTTGTCCGGCAGGTAGTTCGCCCCGTAGAGCTGCGTGACCTGCGCGCGGGCCGCCGAGATGGCGGTGTCGGAGAGTGTCGTGGAGTCCGTACGCATATAGGTGATGAAGCCGTTCTCGTACAGCTTCTGCGCGACCTGCATCGTGGACTTGGCCCCGAAGCCCAGCTTGCGCGAGGCCTCCTGCTGGAGCGTCGTCGTACGGAAGGGTGCGTACGGGGAACGGCGGTACGGCTTCGACTCGACGGACCGTACCGAGAACGAGGTGTTCTCCAGCGCGGCGGCCAGGGCGCGCGCGTTCTCCTCGTCCAGGTGGAGCGTCTGGTCGGACTTGATGCGGCCGTCGGAACCGAAGTCACGGCCCTGGGCGACCCGCTTGCCGTCGACCGCGTTCAGCCGGGCGATCAGCGAGGACGGGTCGGAGGCGTCACCGGCGCGGCCGGTGGAGAACGTGCCGGTCAGGTCCCAGTACTCGGCGGAGCGGAACGCGATGCGCTCGCGTTCGCGCTCGACGACGAGCCGGGTGGCGACGGACTGCACGCGGCCGGCGGACAGGCCCCGCATGACCTTCTTCCACAGGACCGGCGAGACCTCGTAGCCGTACAGCCGGTCGAGGATCCGGCGTGTCTCCTGGGCGTCGACCATGCGCGTGTTCAGCTCGCGCGGGTTGGCGACGGCGGCCCTGATCGCGTCCTTGGTGATCTCGTGGAAGACCATCCGGTGGACGGGGACCTTGGGCTTGAGGACTTCCTGGAGGTGCCACGCGATGGCTTCGCCCTCGCGGTCCTCATCAGTGGCGAGGTAGAGCTCGTCGGACTCGGCCAGCAGCTCCTTGAGCTTTCTGACCTGGGCCTTCTTGTCGGCATTGACGACGTAGATCGGCTGGAAGTCGTTGTCCACGTCCACACCGAGTCGGCGTACCTCGCCGGTGTACTTCTCGGGCACCTCGGCGGCACCGTTCGGGAGGTCGCGGATGTGCCCGACGCTCGCCTCGACGACATAGCCGGGGCCGAGGTAGCCCTTGATCGTCTTCGCCTTGGCAGGCGACTCGACGATGACGAGTCGGCGGCCGCCGTGTGCGGCTTCGCTGGTCGGGGACAACTTCGCTCTTCTCTCCGGATCGACACTCGGTGGGCCCGTACGCCAGTACGGCAGAACGGCACGGCGGGACCGGTACGGCCCAGCGGTGACGCTGCTTCGCTGCGGAGTGTGACGGTACAACCCGCCCCCGTGTCAAACGGCAAAAGACCGCAACGGCCACTCGAACGGTAACCCGACTCCGGGCATTCCTGCCGCCCGGACCCCCGGGCCCGTCGCGTCGGACCGCTTCCCCGGTGATTCCGGGGCGGGCCGGGAGGGGGGTCGTGCGCCGGGGGTACGGAGAGGGTCCGGTGCAGGTCCGGCGGGTGCGGGGCACTGTGCGGAGGCGCCTGTCGATCATGGACGGGAGATTCCGGTCCTCAATCGGAAAGCGGGGCTCGGATCGGCGATCAGATCTCGGATCGAGGATCGGATCGGAGCGCGGGGGTCAGAGCCGGCGATCGGACGGCGGGGATCAGACGGCGCGGATCAGAGGAGATCGGACGCGGGCTCGGAGGGGATCGGTCGGTGGGGACCAGAGCGGTTCGGACGCGGGGCTCAGATGCGGCCGAAGCACCAGACGCCGAGCGCGAGAAAAGCCACGCCTGAGAGGGTCGCGAGCGTGATGGATGCCGCGGCCCCGACCCCGTGGGCCACCGGCGCGCGGTGCAGGACCCGTACCCCGGTCCACAGCAGCAGCGCGGCGCCGAACAGCGCGAAGGCCGTCCCCGCGAAGATCGCCGGCCCGCTCTCCATGCCCGCACCCCGTTCACTCCGTCGTACCCGGCGCCCGTTCCCGAGCGCCGCGACCCAGGAGCCCGAGGCTGGCAGCCCGGGACGTCAGGAGTACGAATTTCGGGTGAACGCCACGCGCAGGTTCACCCGGAAGCCGGTTCCAGGAAGCCCTCCTCCACCAGGAGCCGGATCGACTGCGGCGTACGGTCCCGGAGCAGCACCGGGTCCTCGCCCATGACCTGCGCGATGGCGTCCAGGATCCGCCCGGCGCTGAGCGTGCCGTCACAGACCCCGGCGAAGCCCGCCCCGACCGTGTCGACCTTCGTGGCCCGCCGCATC includes:
- a CDS encoding DNA polymerase III subunit delta', whose translation is MTVWDDLVGQERVQATLAAAARDADARVTAEAAGLAPPEATRMTHAWLFTGPPGSGRSTAARAFAAALQCTSPDRALGGEPGCGFCDGCHTSLIGTHADVDVIRTDLLSIGVKETRELVRRSQLSPAGGRWQVNVLEDADRLTEGAGNVLLKAVEEPAQRTVWLLCAPSLEDVLPTIRSRCRHLVLRTPSVAAVADVLIRRDGIDPEAAHAAARATQGHIGRARRLATDERARARRATVLKMPLRVDDIGGCLRAAQELIDAATEDAKQVAEDVDVKETEDMKAALGASAGGRMPRGTAGVMKELADRQKRRSTRTQRDSLDLALTELTGFYRDVLALQLGSRVQLANVDVRDALDRVARASTPERTLRRIESISGCRQALDRNVAPLLAVEAMAVSLRAG
- a CDS encoding acyltransferase family protein is translated as MGRDRYVDFVRAWAIVLVVLGHWVITGLVLGPGGEIDAPELLAVEPWTRWLTLGFQIMPLFFLAGGHAAGGSWVRARAAGGTAAGWVGRRGLRLLLPAAVYSGLVLSAVGVCSVVGVDPGTLALVGWAMAMQFWFLPVYLLLGVLTPPLHAAHRRWGLRVPVVMGAVALVVGWWGMGGQAPYVGAVNYVLVWGVAYQLGFCWYDGLLTGRRPVAVAVALMVGGGLVFAALITFGPFPVSLIRVTGQTPSNTDPPSAAMLAWVVAQVGLCLLAAPAVRRLLARERVWRAVRRVGGASMTLYLWHMLPVLVVAAVFYLPGIAPDPVFGSGAWWALRVPWLLVLGVVLVGVLVVLRPLERWQARLYERTRPRFDLRRAWPLWLGLPAGVAAFAYFATRGFAPDGRVPVPAALALVLGTILVMTTRLAGREEPDDAKGALRETV
- a CDS encoding alpha/beta hydrolase, coding for MDTRRLFRISATALVAAGLLLSGCSSDSASGAGTGAGSTADPAALKKFYGQKLAWRSCGVTGFECAKMKAPLDYTKPDGTEISLAVARKKATGPGTRLGSLQVNPGGPGGSAVGYLQAYAGIGYPAPVRARYDMVAIDPRGVADSEPVECLTGKEMDAYTQVDQTPDDQGEETLLTASFKKFAAGCEKRSATILPHVSTVDAARDMDVFRAALGDKKLTYVGASYGTFLGATYAELFPKHTGRLVLDGAMDPSLPARELNRDQTAGFETAFASFAADCVKQTDCPLGTKSVADVGVRMKAFFNTLDAKPVATGESRPLTESLATTGVIAAMYDESAWPQLREALTTAMAGDGSALLTLADSYYERDSDGSYANLMFANSAVNCLDLPPAFSGPAEVTEALPSFEEASPVFGEGLAWASLNCAYWPTKATGTAHRIEAKGAAPIVVVGTTRDPATPYKWAVSLADQLSSGTLLTYDGDGHTAYGRGSDCIDTAINTYILEGTPPKPATKCS